One genomic segment of Planktothrix sp. FACHB-1365 includes these proteins:
- a CDS encoding diguanylate cyclase domain-containing protein — protein sequence MNNDQNPLNSCEILIIDDYPDNLRVLAAILSEQGYRVRKAINGKLALATLETQIPDLILLDIQLPDINGYELCRRIKAHPKTDSIPILMISVHDQPEDIVRGFSEGAVDYIKKPFQPEEVIVRVKTQLMIRHLHHQLKSQNQTLFEKNYQLKLEVEQRMQMEDALKEANSKLQKLAFIDSLTGLGNRRYFDDQLPRSWRQMARNKQFISLILCDLDYFKTYNDTYGHPAGDLCLKQVAHAINRAVKRPGDAVFRYGGEEFVIILPETPLDGAIQVTKNIQLEVEQLHLLHTHFSIYRQITLSFGISGQYPNPNTSPTGLVIQADQALYEAKSKGRNTYVVYSFPSHV from the coding sequence ATGAACAACGATCAAAATCCTTTAAATTCCTGTGAGATATTAATTATTGATGATTATCCCGATAATTTGCGAGTTTTAGCAGCAATTTTATCGGAACAAGGTTATCGGGTTAGAAAAGCGATTAATGGTAAACTTGCCTTAGCAACTCTTGAAACTCAAATCCCCGATTTAATCTTATTAGATATTCAACTTCCTGATATTAATGGTTATGAACTGTGTCGTCGAATTAAAGCGCATCCCAAAACCGATAGTATTCCGATTTTAATGATTAGTGTTCATGATCAACCTGAAGATATTGTCAGAGGTTTTTCAGAAGGAGCAGTAGACTATATCAAAAAACCGTTTCAACCTGAAGAAGTCATTGTTCGAGTTAAAACTCAACTGATGATTCGGCATCTTCATCACCAATTAAAATCCCAGAATCAGACCCTCTTTGAAAAAAATTATCAATTAAAATTAGAAGTTGAACAACGGATGCAAATGGAGGATGCTTTAAAAGAAGCCAATTCTAAATTACAAAAATTAGCTTTTATTGATAGCTTAACCGGCTTAGGAAATCGTCGTTATTTTGATGACCAGTTGCCTCGTTCTTGGCGACAAATGGCTAGAAACAAACAATTTATTTCCTTAATTCTATGTGATTTAGACTATTTTAAAACTTATAATGATACCTATGGCCATCCCGCCGGAGATTTGTGTCTGAAACAAGTTGCTCATGCCATTAATCGTGCGGTTAAACGTCCTGGGGATGCTGTTTTCCGTTATGGGGGTGAAGAATTTGTTATTATACTACCTGAGACTCCCCTAGACGGTGCCATACAAGTTACTAAAAATATACAGCTTGAAGTTGAACAACTTCATCTTCTGCACACTCATTTTTCTATTTATCGACAAATCACCTTGAGTTTTGGAATTTCGGGTCAATATCCTAATCCAAACACATCACCCACGGGTTTAGTCATTCAAGCTGATCAAGCACTTTATGAAGCCAAGAGCAAGGGACGTAACACTTATGTTGTTTATTCTTTCCCAAGTCATGTTTAA
- a CDS encoding mechanosensitive ion channel family protein gives MLRNNFSKIILLVLICLIYLFGFPASAQEQFQPLFQSNIAGVTLDGRAIFKVSGAENLTAQERAEMISTKLQQAAISTEPIEVKVKPINEQPTLWLNNSYLLTVTQEDTQKPNLPEDQAQIWRSEIQEAVKEARKERSLDFLKKATFKTILVLFFGGLFHWGLGWFWHHSLRRFFQLFIKSTPESSPSGNKPQNIELFLSLTLAGTRLGLWTAIILYLTNQFPFTRILSYRLTGTLISTLTSKLITINKASYSIPDLLILVSLVWGLIVFAKVITDLLQSRVLNATRISRGAQEVVAVIFRYGFISLGTIVLLQVWGLDLSSLTILASALGIGIGFGFQDIAKNFGSGLVLLFERPIQVGDFVEVGDYMGTVERIGARSTVIKTLDQVSIIVPNSRFLESELINWHHDNPISGLRLSVGVAYKSRVEIVKDLLLSAAKTNSEVLSLPSPQVLFKGFGDNSLNFELRVWISKPSRQFIIKSDLYFQIESLFRQYKIEIPFPQRDVNIRGSIPLELSPELQSVIRQIAENKTNGYPQKLEGFGGQNSNP, from the coding sequence ATGTTAAGAAATAACTTCAGCAAAATTATTTTGCTTGTGTTGATCTGCCTGATTTATCTGTTCGGGTTTCCCGCCTCAGCACAGGAACAATTTCAACCCTTATTTCAATCTAATATTGCTGGCGTAACCTTAGACGGACGAGCCATTTTTAAAGTCAGTGGAGCCGAAAATTTGACCGCTCAAGAACGAGCAGAAATGATTAGTACCAAATTACAACAAGCGGCAATATCAACAGAACCCATAGAAGTTAAAGTTAAACCCATCAATGAACAACCCACCCTTTGGCTGAATAATTCCTATTTACTGACAGTGACTCAAGAAGATACACAAAAGCCAAATCTTCCTGAAGATCAAGCTCAAATCTGGCGTTCTGAAATTCAAGAAGCGGTTAAGGAAGCGAGGAAAGAACGCAGTCTTGATTTCCTAAAAAAAGCAACCTTTAAAACCATTTTAGTGCTGTTCTTTGGAGGCTTATTTCATTGGGGATTGGGTTGGTTTTGGCATCACTCACTCCGACGATTTTTTCAATTATTTATTAAGTCTACTCCTGAATCCTCTCCATCAGGAAATAAACCCCAAAATATAGAGTTATTTTTAAGTTTAACTCTGGCAGGTACAAGATTAGGATTATGGACAGCTATCATTCTCTATCTGACCAATCAATTTCCGTTTACTCGGATTTTAAGTTATCGATTAACGGGAACCTTAATTTCAACCTTAACTTCTAAACTGATTACCATTAATAAAGCGTCTTATTCTATTCCTGACTTATTAATTTTAGTGAGTTTAGTTTGGGGATTAATCGTTTTTGCTAAAGTCATCACCGACCTTTTACAATCTCGTGTTTTAAATGCCACCCGCATTAGTCGAGGTGCTCAAGAAGTGGTTGCGGTGATTTTTCGATATGGGTTTATTTCCTTGGGAACAATTGTTTTATTACAAGTTTGGGGGTTAGATTTAAGTTCTTTAACGATTTTAGCCAGTGCATTAGGGATTGGAATTGGGTTTGGATTTCAAGATATTGCTAAAAATTTTGGGAGTGGTTTAGTTTTGTTATTTGAACGTCCCATTCAAGTCGGAGATTTTGTAGAAGTGGGGGATTATATGGGTACGGTCGAACGAATTGGTGCTCGCAGTACGGTGATTAAAACGTTAGATCAAGTCTCTATTATTGTCCCGAATTCTCGTTTCTTAGAATCAGAACTGATTAATTGGCATCATGACAATCCCATTTCTGGTTTACGCTTATCTGTGGGGGTTGCCTATAAGTCGAGAGTAGAGATTGTCAAAGATTTATTATTATCAGCCGCAAAAACTAATTCTGAAGTTTTATCTCTTCCTTCTCCTCAAGTTTTATTTAAAGGTTTTGGAGACAATTCACTTAATTTTGAATTAAGAGTTTGGATCTCTAAACCTAGCCGTCAGTTTATAATTAAAAGTGATCTTTATTTTCAAATAGAATCCCTTTTTAGACAATATAAGATCGAGATTCCCTTTCCTCAACGAGATGTCAATATTCGGGGAAGCATTCCCTTAGAATTATCTCCTGAATTGCAATCCGTAATCCGACAAATTGCCGAAAATAAAACCAACGGATACCCCCAAAAGTTAGAGGGTTTTGGAGGGCAAAATTCTAATCCTTAA
- a CDS encoding DUF4079 domain-containing protein: MEFKDIIALIHPVLAVGFVFPLIGISVYMAWQTRQRRLSRSNQENKSKIPAIVGQEHLKIGRWLTGSIVGITLIALAYSIYFKGVFKELSPEKIPQAIFIVLMFIFTLVSLILLYRAKPNQPLWRGIFATLTGMGIVVIGCQDGVFRRGYEWQFSHYYYGVAAALLMIFSLAIVPDIYKSNRWRITHTVLNCIALLLFLGQGMTGTRDLLEIPLSWQEQHLYQCDWNQRTCPQPPKS; this comes from the coding sequence ATGGAATTTAAGGATATTATCGCATTAATCCATCCTGTATTAGCGGTGGGTTTTGTGTTTCCCCTGATTGGCATTTCTGTTTATATGGCATGGCAAACTCGTCAACGTCGTCTCTCCCGTTCTAATCAAGAGAATAAAAGTAAAATTCCGGCTATTGTCGGACAAGAACATTTAAAAATCGGTCGGTGGTTAACTGGTTCAATCGTGGGAATTACCTTAATTGCTTTAGCCTATTCTATTTATTTTAAAGGTGTTTTTAAGGAGTTATCGCCAGAAAAAATACCTCAAGCTATTTTTATTGTTTTAATGTTTATATTCACGCTTGTTTCTCTAATTTTACTGTATCGAGCTAAACCAAATCAACCCCTATGGCGAGGAATTTTTGCCACCTTAACGGGAATGGGAATTGTCGTGATAGGATGCCAAGATGGAGTTTTTAGACGAGGGTACGAGTGGCAATTTTCTCATTATTATTATGGGGTAGCAGCAGCCTTATTAATGATTTTTTCCTTAGCGATTGTACCCGATATTTATAAATCGAATCGCTGGAGAATAACCCATACCGTTCTCAATTGTATCGCTTTATTATTATTTTTAGGTCAAGGCATGACGGGAACGAGAGATTTATTAGAAATTCCCCTCAGTTGGCAAGAACAACATCTCTATCAATGTGATTGGAATCAGAGAACTTGTCCTCAACCGCCTAAAAGTTAA
- a CDS encoding FAD-binding oxidoreductase yields the protein MISTTDLKNRQEFEKIVGEANVQPWDEIEPLRQQQIIQSLAPETTLQGIIYPQTQDELAQVIAYIHQEKLRVLPCGSCSKINWGGLIKSVDFVVSTERMNQLIEHAVGDLTVTVEAGMKFSELKAILDQKNQFLGFDPTYPERATIGGIIATGDTGSLRQRYRSIRDMILGISIVRYDGKIAKAGGRVVKNVAGYDLMKLFTSSYGTLGIISQITLRVYPQAESSGTVILTGEPEAITQVNQTLLSSALTPVAVDLISTNLSKALGLGDHIGLVVQFQSIPESVQQQSQRLMELGEKLGLKAIYFDADEANLWQQLKQQIWQSESNTSILCKIGITPTSAVKTLIQCQTLGVIHAGVGLGVLRFESVSSETLLNLRHWCESQGGFLSLLKAPLELKQQLEVWGYSGNALNLMRQIKKQFDPQNQFSPNRFVGGI from the coding sequence GTGATTTCTACCACCGACCTTAAAAACCGACAGGAATTCGAGAAAATCGTAGGGGAAGCTAATGTCCAACCCTGGGACGAAATCGAACCCCTGCGACAACAACAAATCATACAATCCCTCGCACCCGAAACAACGCTTCAAGGGATTATTTATCCTCAAACTCAAGATGAATTAGCTCAAGTCATTGCCTATATTCATCAAGAGAAATTGAGGGTTTTACCCTGTGGTTCTTGTAGTAAAATTAATTGGGGAGGATTGATTAAATCTGTTGATTTTGTTGTGAGTACAGAACGAATGAATCAACTGATTGAACACGCTGTTGGAGATTTAACAGTTACAGTAGAAGCGGGAATGAAATTTTCCGAATTAAAAGCTATTTTAGATCAGAAAAACCAATTTTTAGGATTCGATCCCACCTATCCAGAACGAGCAACAATTGGTGGAATTATTGCCACAGGTGATACAGGTTCTCTACGACAACGTTATCGCAGTATCCGCGATATGATTTTGGGGATTTCTATTGTTCGTTATGATGGGAAAATCGCTAAAGCGGGAGGTCGAGTTGTTAAAAATGTAGCCGGTTATGACTTAATGAAATTATTCACCAGTTCCTATGGAACCTTGGGAATAATTAGCCAAATTACCCTACGAGTTTATCCCCAAGCGGAATCTTCAGGAACCGTTATTTTAACCGGAGAACCGGAAGCAATTACCCAAGTCAACCAAACCTTATTATCTTCGGCTTTAACTCCCGTTGCGGTGGATTTAATCTCTACTAATCTTTCAAAAGCATTAGGATTGGGAGATCATATCGGTTTAGTTGTTCAGTTTCAAAGTATTCCTGAAAGTGTACAACAACAAAGTCAACGATTAATGGAACTGGGAGAAAAATTAGGGTTAAAAGCCATATATTTTGACGCTGATGAGGCAAATTTATGGCAACAATTAAAACAGCAAATTTGGCAATCTGAATCTAACACTTCTATTCTTTGTAAAATTGGCATTACTCCCACCTCTGCGGTTAAAACCTTGATACAATGTCAAACCCTAGGCGTTATTCATGCTGGAGTTGGTTTAGGAGTTTTACGGTTTGAAAGCGTTTCTTCAGAAACCTTGTTAAACTTAAGACATTGGTGCGAATCTCAAGGCGGATTTTTATCCCTTTTAAAAGCACCCCTAGAGTTAAAACAACAGTTAGAAGTTTGGGGATATTCAGGAAATGCGTTAAATTTGATGCGCCAAATCAAAAAACAATTTGATCCTCAAAATCAGTTTAGCCCTAATCGCTTTGTCGGTGGAATTTAA
- a CDS encoding (Fe-S)-binding protein, with translation MPTSDFVAESQLIPAKDSNFLGQNPHLTSDEIPGFDSINPPNSNFISTCVHCGFCLSTCPSYRVLGTEMDSPRGRIYLMDAISKNDASLGETTAQHFDSCLGCLACVTTCPSGVKYDQLITATRPQVERNVPRSLPDRLIRTLIFNLFPYPNRLRAFLIPLFIYQKLGVQKIVRTTGLLPKISPRLAAMESILPEITAEAFREDFPVIIPAQGEKRYRVGVILGCVQRLFFNPVNEATVRVLTANGCEVVIPRNQGCCGALPEHQGQTEQSHTLIKQMIDRFSGTNVDAIIINAAGCGHTLKEYGHILKDDPQYREQAEEFAAKVKDVQEFLAEIGLTKPLSPVTETGELTLVYQDACHLLHGQKISSQPRQLLQQIPGVNLREPLDAALCCGSAGIYNLLQPEVAEELGQQKVENLTNTGAELIASANPGCSLQIKKHLQLQGKDIPLMHPMELLDYSIRGVKIK, from the coding sequence ATGCCAACCTCTGACTTTGTTGCTGAATCTCAATTAATTCCGGCAAAAGACAGTAATTTTTTAGGACAAAACCCCCATTTAACCTCGGATGAAATTCCAGGGTTTGACTCAATTAATCCTCCTAATTCCAATTTTATTAGTACCTGCGTTCACTGTGGATTTTGTTTATCTACTTGTCCCAGTTATCGAGTGTTAGGAACAGAAATGGACTCTCCTAGGGGACGAATTTATTTAATGGATGCGATTTCCAAAAATGATGCGTCTTTAGGAGAAACAACCGCCCAACATTTTGATAGTTGTTTAGGCTGTTTAGCCTGCGTTACAACTTGTCCATCTGGGGTTAAATATGATCAATTAATTACCGCCACTCGCCCCCAAGTTGAACGAAATGTACCTCGCAGTTTACCAGACCGTTTAATTCGCACCTTAATCTTTAATTTATTTCCCTATCCCAACCGTTTAAGAGCGTTTTTAATTCCGCTTTTCATCTATCAAAAATTAGGAGTACAAAAAATTGTGAGAACAACGGGTTTATTACCCAAAATTTCTCCTCGTTTAGCCGCAATGGAATCTATTTTACCTGAAATTACTGCTGAGGCGTTTCGAGAGGATTTCCCGGTTATTATTCCCGCCCAAGGGGAAAAACGTTATCGAGTTGGGGTAATTTTAGGCTGTGTTCAACGGTTATTTTTTAATCCGGTTAATGAAGCAACGGTGAGAGTTTTAACCGCCAATGGGTGTGAAGTTGTAATTCCCAGAAATCAAGGGTGTTGTGGGGCGTTACCCGAACATCAAGGACAAACCGAACAATCTCATACGTTAATTAAACAAATGATTGATCGATTTTCGGGAACCAATGTGGATGCGATTATTATTAATGCGGCGGGATGTGGTCATACCTTAAAAGAGTATGGACATATCTTGAAAGATGACCCTCAATATCGAGAACAAGCTGAAGAATTTGCAGCAAAAGTTAAAGATGTCCAAGAATTTTTAGCCGAAATTGGTTTAACAAAACCGTTGTCCCCTGTAACAGAAACAGGAGAATTAACCTTGGTTTATCAAGATGCTTGTCATTTATTACATGGACAAAAAATTAGTTCCCAACCTCGTCAACTTTTGCAACAAATTCCAGGGGTAAACTTACGAGAACCCCTCGATGCTGCGTTGTGTTGTGGAAGTGCTGGGATTTATAATTTATTACAACCGGAAGTCGCTGAGGAATTGGGACAACAAAAAGTGGAAAATTTAACCAATACGGGTGCTGAATTAATTGCTTCTGCAAACCCAGGTTGTTCATTACAAATTAAAAAGCATTTACAATTGCAAGGAAAAGATATTCCGTTAATGCACCCAATGGAATTACTAGATTATTCCATTCGAGGCGTTAAAATTAAATAG
- a CDS encoding DUF2809 domain-containing protein, with amino-acid sequence MKNKQYQQIILISLIALIPIGLASKFYKGPFDVWLNNSVGGVFYEMFWVLLVVLINPILSPGWVAFWVFIVTSILEFAQLWKPPFLEVIRTTLLGRLLLGTTFSWWDFPYYIIGCGLAWLGLKYLKSYLKLTD; translated from the coding sequence ATGAAGAACAAGCAATACCAACAAATTATTTTAATCAGTTTAATTGCTTTAATTCCCATTGGATTAGCCAGTAAATTTTATAAGGGGCCGTTTGATGTATGGCTGAATAATTCTGTAGGTGGGGTATTTTATGAAATGTTTTGGGTGCTTTTAGTGGTTTTAATTAATCCTATTTTATCCCCTGGATGGGTTGCATTTTGGGTTTTTATTGTTACTTCTATTTTAGAGTTTGCACAACTCTGGAAACCGCCTTTCTTAGAAGTAATTCGTACAACCTTATTGGGTCGGTTATTACTTGGAACAACATTTTCCTGGTGGGATTTTCCCTATTATATTATTGGTTGTGGGTTGGCTTGGTTAGGGTTAAAATATCTTAAATCTTACTTAAAATTAACCGATTAA
- the nfi gene encoding deoxyribonuclease V (cleaves DNA at apurinic or apyrimidinic sites) codes for MNIQPPKTWPTTVEEAMVIQNQLKSLVRTTDELETVKYVAGVDVGFKENYTISQAAVAVLSFPDLSVQETAIAQRPTTFPYIPGFLSFREVPVILDVLEKLTITPDLIICDGQGIAHPRRFGLACHLGVLIDQPTIGAAKSLLIGKHDDLPAEKGSWKPLQDKGEIIGAVLRSRTNVRPLYISPGHRISLETSIDYVLKCITQYRLPETTRWADKLASHT; via the coding sequence ATGAACATTCAACCCCCGAAAACATGGCCGACAACGGTTGAAGAGGCGATGGTAATTCAAAACCAACTTAAATCCTTAGTTCGGACAACCGATGAATTAGAAACGGTTAAATATGTGGCTGGGGTTGATGTGGGATTTAAAGAGAATTATACCATTTCTCAAGCCGCAGTTGCAGTCTTAAGTTTTCCTGATTTAAGTGTACAAGAAACTGCGATCGCTCAACGTCCAACCACCTTTCCTTATATTCCTGGGTTTTTATCATTTCGAGAAGTTCCTGTAATTTTAGATGTCTTAGAAAAATTAACAATAACCCCTGATTTAATTATCTGTGATGGTCAAGGAATTGCCCATCCTAGACGATTTGGGTTAGCTTGTCATTTAGGGGTATTAATTGATCAACCCACCATTGGGGCGGCGAAATCTTTATTAATTGGAAAACATGATGATCTCCCGGCTGAAAAAGGCAGTTGGAAACCGTTACAGGATAAAGGAGAAATTATCGGTGCAGTCTTACGTTCGAGAACGAATGTTAGACCGCTTTATATTTCCCCTGGTCATCGGATTAGTTTAGAAACCTCTATTGATTATGTGTTAAAGTGTATTACTCAATATCGTTTACCTGAAACCACCCGATGGGCGGATAAATTAGCTTCTCATACTTAA
- a CDS encoding type I restriction endonuclease: MTQTFSIERTLKTFSQLQTQFNLQRSTDDQFFTEWLNSDNELTQQEQQVLDAIQQKYVYQLSDNQLGEETIKLIVLSPLLNLAGFFDAPFRFKTETTVQITVDSNDIIYRGRIDALILLETLWVVVIESKETSFSLELALPQTLAYMLGTPTPEKPVFGMVTNGGNFIFVKLQIQEFPQYELSNIFSLLPRRNQLYEVLQILKRLGQIAIQSNQN, translated from the coding sequence ATGACCCAAACTTTTTCAATTGAGCGTACTCTCAAAACCTTTAGTCAACTGCAAACTCAATTCAATCTTCAGCGCAGCACTGATGATCAATTTTTTACTGAATGGTTAAACTCTGACAACGAACTAACACAACAGGAACAACAAGTTCTTGATGCTATTCAGCAAAAATACGTTTATCAACTCTCAGACAATCAACTTGGAGAAGAAACGATTAAATTAATTGTGTTATCTCCACTGCTGAATTTAGCTGGTTTTTTTGATGCCCCTTTTCGCTTTAAAACGGAAACAACTGTGCAAATTACAGTAGATAGTAATGATATTATTTATCGAGGGAGGATAGATGCACTGATTTTGCTAGAAACACTTTGGGTTGTGGTGATAGAATCCAAAGAAACGAGTTTTTCTTTAGAACTGGCTTTACCACAAACCTTAGCTTATATGTTAGGGACTCCTACACCAGAAAAGCCTGTTTTTGGAATGGTAACCAATGGTGGAAATTTTATCTTTGTTAAACTCCAAATCCAAGAATTTCCCCAATATGAATTATCGAATATATTTTCTCTCCTTCCCCGTCGCAACCAACTCTATGAGGTGTTGCAAATTCTCAAACGTTTGGGACAAATTGCAATTCAGTCAAACCAAAATTAG
- a CDS encoding diflavin flavoprotein, translating to MHNQKPRDVQVFLIGNDTKVVRSRTWDRLKFEVEYSLQRGTTANSYIIEAEQTAIIDPPGESFTQNYIEALQSRLNLEELNYIILGHFNANRGATLKALLTLSPQATFVCSNPAALALREYFEDENLKILTIKGEETLDLGKGHQLQFILTPTPRWPDEILTYDPATEILFSDKLFGAHVCGDQVFDEGWSVYNDDRRFYYDCLHAAQAKQVLSTLDKIKDLPGIKFYATGHGPLVKYGMTELTNLYQQWSEKQKSNELNVALIYASAYGNTATVAQAIAKGLTKSDVAVELINCEYAKSSEIQEALEKCDGFIIGSPTLGGHAPTQVQTALGVILNTASTNKLAGVFGSYGWSGEAIDLLEGRLKDAGYKFGFEPIRVKFAPTDVTLQMCKEAAVDFAQTLKRTQKRRAFRPTATSSGADRTAQAMGRLVGSLCVVSGRRGEVCSAMLASWVSQATFNPPGFTVAVAKDRALEPLTHIGDQFVLNILQEGKQLRKHFLKRYEPGEDRFVGIETEEASNGCLILKDALAYLECEVKNRMECGDHWVIYATVNNGHLLHPEGVTAVHYRKTGTQY from the coding sequence ATGCATAATCAAAAACCGCGTGATGTTCAAGTTTTTTTAATTGGAAATGATACAAAAGTTGTGCGATCGCGCACTTGGGATCGATTAAAATTTGAAGTGGAATATTCTCTGCAACGGGGAACAACGGCAAATAGTTATATTATTGAAGCCGAGCAAACTGCAATTATTGATCCGCCAGGAGAATCCTTTACCCAAAATTATATTGAAGCGTTACAAAGTCGCTTAAATTTAGAAGAGTTGAATTATATTATTTTGGGTCACTTTAATGCTAATCGGGGGGCAACATTAAAGGCTTTATTAACATTATCACCCCAGGCAACATTCGTTTGCTCTAATCCTGCTGCGTTAGCCTTACGAGAATATTTTGAAGATGAAAACTTAAAGATTTTAACCATCAAGGGGGAAGAAACTTTAGATTTAGGTAAAGGTCATCAATTACAGTTTATTTTAACCCCGACTCCCCGTTGGCCCGATGAAATTTTAACCTATGATCCGGCTACGGAAATTTTATTTTCCGATAAACTATTTGGGGCGCACGTTTGCGGCGATCAAGTGTTTGATGAAGGATGGTCAGTGTATAACGATGATCGACGGTTTTATTATGACTGTCTTCATGCCGCCCAAGCTAAACAAGTGCTCTCGACTCTCGATAAAATTAAAGACTTACCTGGCATTAAATTCTATGCAACAGGTCATGGGCCGTTAGTGAAATATGGCATGACTGAGCTAACCAATTTATATCAACAATGGAGTGAAAAACAAAAATCTAATGAATTAAATGTGGCATTAATCTATGCTTCAGCCTATGGAAATACGGCTACCGTTGCTCAAGCGATCGCTAAGGGTTTAACCAAATCCGATGTGGCTGTAGAATTAATTAATTGTGAATACGCCAAATCTTCAGAAATTCAAGAAGCGTTAGAAAAATGTGATGGGTTTATTATTGGTTCACCGACCTTAGGCGGTCATGCACCCACCCAAGTTCAAACCGCTTTAGGGGTGATTTTAAATACCGCTTCTACGAATAAATTAGCAGGTGTTTTTGGGTCGTATGGCTGGAGTGGAGAAGCCATTGATTTATTAGAAGGTCGCTTAAAAGATGCGGGTTATAAATTTGGTTTTGAACCCATTCGGGTGAAATTTGCCCCCACCGATGTCACGTTACAAATGTGTAAAGAAGCGGCGGTTGATTTTGCTCAAACCCTCAAACGCACCCAAAAACGGCGGGCGTTTCGTCCCACAGCCACTTCATCGGGGGCCGATCGTACCGCCCAAGCGATGGGGCGTCTGGTGGGTTCGTTGTGTGTCGTCTCCGGTCGTCGGGGCGAGGTGTGCAGCGCCATGTTAGCGTCCTGGGTATCCCAAGCCACCTTTAACCCTCCGGGGTTTACCGTCGCTGTGGCGAAGGATCGGGCTTTGGAACCTTTAACCCATATTGGAGATCAATTTGTTTTGAATATTTTGCAGGAAGGAAAACAACTGCGAAAACATTTTCTAAAACGATATGAACCCGGAGAAGATCGGTTTGTTGGCATCGAAACAGAAGAAGCATCCAATGGTTGTTTGATCTTAAAAGATGCCTTAGCTTATCTGGAATGTGAGGTTAAAAATCGGATGGAATGTGGTGATCATTGGGTGATTTATGCCACAGTTAATAATGGTCATTTATTACATCCAGAAGGGGTTACGGCTGTTCATTATCGCAAAACGGGAACACAGTATTAA